A window of Limosilactobacillus reuteri genomic DNA:
TGCATTATCAATTGTTGAAGCACCAGATCACTCATATGATGAACTTGACGGTGATTGGTTAATTGACACTGATCATTATGTTGTTATTCACCGTGTGGCAATTCACTCTAATCATGCTGGAAAAGGATATGCCTCAGCATTATTCACTAGTGTAATTGATTACATTAAGAAGAATCGGAAGGATATTAAGACTATTCGGATCGATACTCATGAAGACAACAAGATCATGCAACACTTGATCGACAAAAATGGCTTTACTAAAGTTGGTGAACTTCATGGGATTTACCGTCCAGAAGAAAATTCATATGTTTACGCCTTATTAACAGGTAATTAAACACTAAAATAGCGGGAGACTAGGGATTCCTAATCTCTCGCTATTCTTTTAAAATTAATTTTTGAAACTATGAATTGGAGCGGGAATAAGTCCACCACGGTTAATCATCGCGGTACTTGCGGCTTTATTGACTGCCATTACAGGGGCATATCCTAATAGACCACCGAATTCAACCGTATCACCAACTTTTTTGCCGGATGCGGGAATCACGCGGACAGCAGTGGTTTTATTATTAATCATTCCAATCGCCGCTTCATCAGCAATCATTGCGCTAATGGTTTCTTTTGGTGTATCACCAGGGATGGCAATCATATCAAGACCAACGGAACAAACCGCAGTCATTGCTTCTAATTTAGAGATATTTAGCGTTCCAGCGTTAACTGCCTTAATCATGCCAGCATCTTCAGAGACGGGGATGAATGCGCCTGATAAACCACCAACATGACTGCAGGCCATAATACCGCCTTTTTTCACAGCATCGTTTAACATGGCTAGAGCAGCGGTGGTTCCATGAGTTCCAACCTGAGCAACGCCGATTTCTTCTAAAACTTCGGCAACAGAACCACCAGCGGCAGCAGTTGGTGCGAGGGAAAGGTCCACGATCCCAAATTGAACGCCCAGTCTTTCAGCTGCAACAGTTCCTACTAATTGACCCATTCGTGTCACCTTAAAGGCAGTTTTCTTGATCGTTTCGGCAACGACATCCATTGATTCGCCCTTAACTTTTTCTAGGGCGGTTTTGATAACTCCAGGTCCTGAAACACCAACATTTATTACTACATCTGGTTCACCAACACCATGAAATCCGCCCGCCATGAAGGGATTATCTTCAACAGCATTACAAAAGATAACTAGTTTAGCATTTGTCATCATATCAAGCTTTGAACCAGCGACGACTACTTTACCCATTTGTGCAACGGCATCCATATTGATCCCGCTACGAGTAGAGCCAACATTTACTGATGCACAAACAAAATCAGTTTCCGCCAATGCTTCAGGGAGGGAAGCGATTAACGTGCGGTCACCAGTTTGGTATCCCTTTTGAACAAGAGCACTGTACCCGCCGATAAAATCAATCCCTAATGTTTTGGCAGCCCTGTCTAAGGTTTTAGCATATTTAACATAGTCGTGGTCTTGAGAAGCAGCGGCAATGAGGGAAATAGGAGTAACAGTTACTCGCTTGTTAGCAATCGGAATTCCATATTCGGCTTCAATTTGTTGGCCGACTTTAACAAGGTTCTTTGCTTTTGTCGTAATTTTGTCATAGATCTTTTGACATGCAACCGTACTATCACTATCGATACAATCAAGTAAAGAAATTCCCATCGTGATTGTCCGCACGTCGAGGTTTTCATTAGAAATCATGTGGCTGGTTTCATAAATTTGTTGTGAATTCATTAAGGGATATTCCTCCTGTACATATTAAAGATTATGCATGGCATCGTAAATTTTGGCATTTCTAAGGTTAATTTCAACGCCAATCTCTTTACCGAGTTCTGTAAATTCATTAGTTAATTGATAACTATCAAGATTTTCAGGAATCATCACAGACATCATCATTACGAAATTGCCATCCATAATTGTTTGGGAAACATCTAGAATATTAATTTGTTTTTGGGCAAGAAGGGTACTTACCTTAGCGATAATTCCAACTTGGTCTTCACCTAGAACAGATACAACAGCTTTCATTAAAGAATCCTCTCTTTCTTTTAATGATTTTAATTGTAGTATAATAATATGAACATTTCTAGACAATTTTAGCTAATAAAAAGGGCATCACTCGTTTAGAGGTGCCCTTTATGGTAAAAAATATGAAATTGGTTGGATCTAAAATGTGCCCGGCTTACCAATATAGTCATCTACACCGTCAGGATTTCCTGACCATTTAAACTTATCATACCAGATAGAATGCTTTTCTTGATCTAACTTGTCGATTTGCTTCATTTCGTCTGGTGATAGGGTAAAGTCAAAAATTTCTGCATTTTCTTGCATACGTTGAGGATGAGTAGTCTTGGTAAGAACTATAAAGCCTTGCTGAATTTCCCAGCGAAGAATTACTTGGGCCGGACTCTTTTGGTGCTCGTCTGCGATTTGCTTAATAACATCATTGGAAAGAAGACGACCATTACCTAGTGGCGACCAGGCTTCAAGCTGAATATCATTTTCTCGACAAAACTTTACAATCTTAGGCTGGTGAATCAGGGGATTGAATTCAATTTGATTAATTACTGGTTTAATTTTGGCGTGATCGAGCAAATCAGTCATTCGTTCGACATTAAAATTGCAAACACCGATTGATTTTGCTTGACCGTCTTTGTAAATATCTTCTAACGCGCGCCAGCTTTCATTGTATTTATCATTAACTGGCCAATGAAGAAGGAGAAGGTCGACATAGTTTGTTTGTAACTTTTTTAATTGCTCATTCACTGCTTGTCGAATTTTATCATAATCTCCTTGATCACCATTGAAAATTTTAGTGGTAAGAAAGATGCTATCACGTTCACGGCCAGTAGCCTTGAGACCATCTTGAATTCCTTGACCAACAACTGCTTCATTCCCATATTGTTTAGCAGTATCGATTAAGACGTAATCATTAATAATGGCTTCTTTAACCATTTGCTGTGTTTCCGCAAGTGAGGCTTTCCAGACCCCTAAGCCAAGTTGGGGGATAAGGTGACCGTTGTTTAATTTTATCTTTGGTTGTAGATTTTGATTCATTTTAATTAAATTCTCCTTTCTAAATCAGTTATAACATTCCCGAAATGTCAATTTAAGTTAGAAAGAAAATAGTTGCTCATCAGTGACGTAAGACATGAATACTTCATATGGAGTTCGATAGCCTAGTGATTTACGGGGCAGGTTATTTCGCTTACTCATCAGTTGGGTTACCAATTCATCAGGAAGATTGCGGAAATCTAGCTGTTTCGTTAAGCCATCCCGGCGTAAAAGACCGTTGTTGTTTTCGTTCAGCCCTCGTTGATTGGGAGCACCAACCTCGGCAAAGTAAGTGTGAAGGTCAAATTGATTGGCAATCTCGCGCCAGCCGGCGAATTCTTTTCCGTTGTCAAAGGTAATCGATTTGAAGAAGTACCGCGGGAATTTCCGAAGCCACTGACTTAAGTGTTGGTTAATCGCATCAGCCGTCTTTTCGTGCACATTGAGTACAATTTCGACCTTCGATTGGCGTTCAGTCAGGGTCATTACCGCCCCTTGGTGCTTTTTGCCTTGGACGGTATCAGCTTCAAGGTGCCCAAATTCAGTGGCATAGTGCGGAAAGTCCTTGGCACGCTCGTGAATACTTCGCCCCAATTAGCCAGCCTTCCCGCGGCGCTCGACATAGCCATTCGGGTGCCGCTTACCTGGAACGGACATCGAAGCCGAACTGGCCACGTTCAAACATCCGGTAAAGAGTTCGCCGGTTACAACTAATTGGGCGCTCAGCGCGCCCAATAATGGTATCAGGCGTCCACCCCTGGGCAATTTTGTCGTTGATATAAGTGAGTTCAGCCAGTGACAACTGAGTACGTTTTCGGCCACAACGTTGCTTATTGCACATATAGTGATCCTGATAATCAGCAATTGAGGCACCGGTTTCCAGGTAACGATAAACGCGATAAACGGTTTCGGCGCAACGGTTGATCATTTGGGCCACTCGGTACGCTTTAAGCTTTTGCACGAAAGAATGGGCGATGATTGTCAGCTCGTTTGTGGTAAGATGGGTGTAAGTCATTTGTGGTTTCCTTTCTTTTGTTTAGGGGTATTCAAAAGTCTACCACAAATGGCTTTTCTATTTTTCTAACTTATTTTCTAACTTAATTTTACAAACGGCGATTAAATACTTTAGGATTCTTGAATTTGCTCGTTAACAAACTGAAGAAATTTTTCGATTGCTGGAGATAAGATAGTATTTTTACGCCAGGCAAGGACATCCCCTGTCGATTTGTTAGGCACCAGAGGAACAAAAACAAGGTCAGGATCATGAAAATTATTATAGACGCCCTTAATTGTCAGACCATAGTAATTACTATTTCTTAAAAGGGAAACGGTATTTCCAGGTAAACTGGTTGTCGCACGGATATTTAAACGCGTTTGATCTAATTTTAAAATGTCACTAACTTCATCACGAACAATACTACGGTGGGGAAGAATTAAGGGGATTTTTTAAGGATCTTCTTTAGTAAATGAAAAGTCATTATTTTTATGGCTGCGAAAATTATAATTCATTTTTTGAATAACTCACCATTTATAATAAGATTTTTACATTCTTAATGCTACAGTTTATTATTAAACCAACAATTAATTGGAGGTTAGTAATGATGGCTAAGAATGAACATGAAGTAAAAAATGACCTTTTTGGTTTCGGTGATAAGAACGTTACGTTTGCAAAATACTTTATTGGAACAAGTTATCTCAATGGGTTAGTATCTCCTGATGATAACATTGATGTAAATGTTTCAAACGTTAATTTTGAGCCCGGTTGCCGTAACAACTGGCATATTCACCATGATGGTTTCCAAATCTTATTAGTAACTGCTGGCGAGGGTTGGTATCAAGAAGAAGGCAAGCCAGCGCAATTGTTAAAACCCGGTGATGTTGTAGCAATTCATGAAGGTGTAAAGCACTGGCATGGAGCTACTAAGGATAGTTGGTTCTCTCATGTTGCTATTACGAAGGGAACTAGTGAATGGTGCAAAGAAGTAGATGACGCTACTTACAACCGCCTTTCTGATTAGTTAATTAGTCAGCTTTCTTTGTCCTCGTCCTCAACTTTGATATACTAGGTAAAGTTTGAGGAGGAGATTACATGGAAAGCTGGCTTTTTTTAGCTTTAGTATTATTAATTGCAATCTTTGGTCATAACTCATCATTGATTATTGCCACGGTAGTAGTGATGATCCTGAAACTGATCCCTTATACCGCCAAATGGTTGCCCTTGATACAACATAAAGGAATTAATTGGGGTGTGACAGTGATTTCAGTTGCGATCTTAATTCCAATTGCGACTGGTCAAATTGGCTTTAATGATTTATGGGCTGCTTTTAAGACCCCTGCTGGCTGGATTGCAGTCGGCATGGGCATTGCAGTTGCCATCTTATCAAAGTATGGAGTCAACCAGTTGGCAGCTGTTCCTCAAGTCACGGTTGCCTTAGTCCTTGGAACGATTATTGGAGTGGTTGCGTTTAAGGGAATTGCTGCCGGTCCAGTTATCGCGAGTGGGATGACATATTGTATTGTAACGCTATTGAATTTGCATTTTTAAATAGCAAAAAGAAGTTGTGACATAAGTTAGGTCACTTCCATAAAATACGAACAGCGCAGTACAACAATGGCCTCTAATGTCCGGCAACGCCGAACATTAGAGGCCTATTGTTGCTTGTGGGGGCTCCCAGAGGCTAGCTTCGCGTCGAAAAACGAAGTCACGAGTGACTTCTGTCTCGCTCCCTTTTCCTACGATTAGTCAAGAAAAATATTTAGAAAAGAAGAGTATACTAAACCAACCCTGTTCTTCTTCAAAAATCGAGAATTAGTGGTATATTAAAATTGTGAGGTGATTATACCTTCACAGGGACCATTGAGTCCGTATACCGATAGTGGTATTTTTCATGGTGCTTAATCATGGATAAGAGACATTTCAGAGTTTTATTCATACAAGCTACCATGGCGACCTTGTTCAGTTTTGGATGAGGTCGTTTTTCTTTTAAACGATAGTAATAGTCAACAATATGATTAGAATTAGCGTGTTGTTGGCGGATCATATTACCTACAGTAAAATATAAGAGCTTACGGGCAATCGGGTTTCCACGCTTATTAATGTGATCTTGACCTAAATAGGTTCCAGATTGGTAACGACGAATATCAATTCCGACAAAGGCATTAAGCTGATTAGCATTGTCAAAGCGACTAATGTCGCCCAATTCTCCCATTAACTGAGCCGCAGTTTGTTTCCCAATTCCCGGAAAAGAGCAGTATAGGATATACTCTGGCAAGCGCTGGGCAATAGATTCCATCCGCTTGATAACCTCTTCCTTTTTACGGGTTAGGGCAATTAATTGGCGAGCATAGTAGCGAACTTCATCAACCTGAATGGCATCACCAGAAACAGCCGGATATGATTTTTGGGCGAGATCGATTAATCGATCGGCATACTTATAAGCTTTCATCTTAGATATTCGTTTATCTGTAGATGCCATTAGAATATTCTTTAATTTAACTCTCGAATAAGGCCTAACTAGTGCTGGATGAGGAAAAAGCTCCACGATATTCAACGCTAATTTAGATGTTCTATTTACAAATAATTGCTTAAGTTCTGGAAAACTTGTTCAAGTGCAGTATGAAGATGATTTAGACGATAGTTCCAATCAGCGTTGAGCTGATTATAGAACCGACTAAGCTCATGTAGCTGAAGATAATCTTTTTTCCAAGGAACTGTTAATCGAAAAGTATTTTCCTGGACAGTGAGCGCAATCCGGTGAGCGTCTTTCTGATCGGTCTTAACTCGTCGTAGACTTTCGGACTTTAAATGAAGTTCTAGTGGATTAAGACGGCAAAAGCGGAGACCATTGGTCTCGCAGAAATGTTCAATTACTCGCGAATAAATTCCAGTCGCTTCAAAGTAGATAATTGGCTTCTGAGCTTTCTTAATCATATCTCGTAGAGCATTAACCCCCGCTTTCGTGTGTACTAAAGAAAACTCTTTTAAACAGTGTTTCCCTCGATACCAGACACAGTAGCTTTTCCCCATTGAAACATCCAAGGCAAATATATCAGCCATAAAAAAACTTCCTTTCTATAAATAGAGCTAGATATAACCGCTATCCTAGATTTGTACTTCATTTCCTAAATACTCGAACTCGTAGTTCCACAGCCTAAAAGCAAAATATCAAATCAAAGATAGCGGAGATCATTTTATAATACGGACTCGAAGTCCTTGGGAGCATGATCGATCTTAGCTCTATCTTCAGAATAACAAAAAAGTCCAGGACAATAATTATTTTTGTCCTGAACTAATCTTAGGTTGTTTATTTTACGCATTTTCTAATTGCGATTGCGAAGAAATTTTATGATATAGCTTAGTACTAAGATATAGGGAAGTTAACAGTAAGCATAAGATAAAGCCGGCTTGAATACCGAGGTGTGAGGACGGGTTGTGAACTAAGTGATTAACAATGCCAACAATTGAAACGATGAGGGCAGTTCCAAAGGCAGCCGCAATTTGTCGTAATGTATTAAAGGTAGCAACTGCATCAGGAACGATCTCATTAGGCAGCAATGATAATGCCTGAGTTTGTAATGGGATTAACATTGTCACTAATCCAAACTGTCAAATTGTTTGGAAAAGAGTAATCATGAGAACAGAACTACGCGCACCGATTGCGGCTTGACCGATTGTTCCGATGATATCGATTATGAGACCAGTTCCAACAAGAATCTTAATTGGATAAATGTCATAAAAACGGCCACTCGTTGTCGATAGTAGGCCCGTTAAGATTGCCCCCGGAAGGACAGCAATGGCTGAAACAACCGTACTTTTGCCCAAAACAATTTGTACGAGCAGGGGAATTAAAATTGCATTACCGTACATTGTTGATGTAATTAGCATATTAATAACAGTGGCAAAAACAAATTGTTTGTGGGAAAAGATCCCAAAGTTGATTAACTGACGATTACTGTGCCGTTGGTTAAGAAAGAAAAGGAAGAGAAAGACTAAGCCGATAAGGACATACCCTGAGACACTAAATGAAAGCAAGTGATTGTTCGAAACATTTGATAAGCCCATCAATAATGACCATAATCCGCCTGTGATTAGAATGAGAGCCAATGTATTAAAACAGGGATGTTCATTATGAGGGATTTTAGGAAGTAAGAAGAATGAAAGGAGCAATGTAATTACTGCAAAGGGAATGATTAATAGGAAAAGGTATTGCCAAGAGAAAAAGTGTAACAGAAAACCAGAAATAGCAGGACCTAAGATAGGTGCACAATTAAAGGCAAGGCCAATAATTCCCATAATTTGCCCTTTTTTACCCGGCTTTGCATAACGAATTGCCAAGACATTTACTAGTGGCATCATCATCCCTGCGCCCAAAGCTTGAATCATCCGAGCAACCACAACTAGATTAAAGCTCCACGCGATCGCTCCAATAATGGTTCCTAAAAGAAAAATTCCGGCGAAAATAATAAAGAGATTTTTGAATGGGAATCTTTTTATGAGAAATGAACTAACGGGGATCATCAGGGCATTGACAAGCATATAACCGTTTGTCACCCACTGAACTTGGGCCTCACTGATATGAAAGACATTCATAAAGGTTGGTAAGGCAATGTTCATTAAGGTTGAACAGAGAAGACCAAAAAATGTACCAAATACCATGATTACTAATGCATGGCTGATGCGTTGATTTTTCATTAGTAGATATAGTGCTCCTTAAAATTAGTCAAAAAGTATTGAGTTTACTAGCCAGATTATTAATGTCAATACGCATTAGGAATTTGCAAGTAAGTAAATTAATGCTAAAATATAGTTGTGAATAATTTACATATGTAAACGCAGGAGGAATTAGATGAATATTAATTTAGAAATAACTCCCGCTGAATGGCAAATTATGCGGGTGGTTTGGAGTCTAAGGCAAACGACCAGTAGCCAAATTATTGAAATTTTACAGAAAAAAGTTGACTGGAAACCGGCAACGATTAAGACTTTACTTCGACGCCTGGTTGATAAAAAAGCCTTATCTGCCACCCGTCAAGGACGTGGATTTATCTATGAGCCCTTAGTTCCCGAACAGCAAACAATGGACCAAGCGGCGGACAACCTATTTAATAATATTTGTGAACGACATGTTGGAAGCACCCTTGAACATGTGATCAATAATGTAACCCTTAGCAAGGATGATATTGCTAAGCTACAAGAATTATTGGCAAGCAAAGCAACTGATTCACCGGATCACGTCAAATGTAACTGTATTCCTGATATGCAGATGAACTGCTAATGAAAAGCTCCCCGCAACTAGGAAATCTTTCCTAAATTGCGGAGAGCCTTTTTTAGTCTCTATTTTTCTTTGTTTTGATCCTCATCAGCTGATGGTTTCTTCTTTTTAGGCTTAATGTAAACTACCTTGAATTTATTAACATAGGCATTCTTTAAATCAAGAGGTGTAAATGAGAAATTATCAACTCTAATTGGTTGTCCGACTTTTAAGTCATACTGCCGTTCAAGGAAGAATCCAGTTAAGGTTGTTACTTCAGAGTTATCAAATTGCTCGATGTTTGTATCAAAGTAACGTTCAAAATCATCTAATGGCATCTTACCAGAAACTTCGAAAGTAGGATTACCCTTGCTATCAGGATCTTTCTTTTCAATCATGTCAGAGGTAGCATGATCAATTTCTTCGCCAACTGTTCCGAATAATTCTTCATAAATGTCCTTATCAGTAATGATCCCAGAAGTACCACCATATTCGTCTTGGACAACAACAATTGGCACTTGTTTTTTCATCATCTCAGCAAGGACATTGGTGAGTTGTTCATTTTCGTAAACGATTGGAATTCGGCGCATGATTGTGCGAACTGATTGTTGCGGGTTGATTTGGTTTTGCCGCATAATATCATATGCAAAAATATAACCAAGAATGTGGTCCTTGTCATTATTAGCAACAACTGGGAAACGCGTGAATTTCTTTTCAAAATAAAGTTTGGCTGCATCTTCAATTGAAGCCGTAATATCAATAACCGCTAACTGTGTCCGATCAATCATAATATCCTCAGCAACTTTATCATTCATTTCAAAAGCTCGTTGCATGAAGATAACGTCTTCCTTATCCATTTCCCCAGCTTTTTCTGATTGTTGGGATAAGGTCATAATTTCATTTTGTGAGTACGTGTCTTCTTCTGGCTGAACATTATATCCTAACATTTTCGTAATTGCCGCAGCGACTACCGCAAATAACCAAACGAAGGGATAAAAAACAGTATGGAAGAATTGTACCGGGTGAACAATTGACAATAGAATTGGTACCGGTCGATCAATCGCCATATTTTTAGGAACTAAATCAGTAAATACCGCGTGGAAGAATGTAAAAATTAAAACACCGATAACTGGTGCAATCGCTTGAAGAACATCATGCGGAATAATATTAATCTTTAGCAACAGATCTGTGATAAATTCATCACCTAACCAACCTAAAACTAAAGAAGTCATCGTAACCCCGACTTGAGCTGTTGATAGGTACTCATTAAGATTTGCTACCATGTGTTCTGCGCGCTTGACTTTTCGCGTTTGCCGGAGCTCCTTTAACTCACTAGGCCGCACTTTAACAACTGAATACTCCAGCAGTGTAAATAAAGCAGCTAACAGCAAAATCAAAATAATGATAATTAATTTAAACCAATATGAATCCCATAAACCATTCATCGTTTAAAAATTTCACCTAAACTTTCTTAAAAAATTTATCGACTACTATTGTATCAGTAAAATGTAGTGAAAAGGGAGTTTAATTATTTTTTTATAAGTGAAAATGCTAAAATAAAGGAAAATAAGTAGGAGAAAATATATGACGACTAGGGTCCGTCTGAAAACTACTTAAGTAAGATGCAAATTGAGGCAATGTAAACCGTAGCCAGATAAACATGAGCGAGCTTATCATAACGCGTTGCAATCCTACGAAAGTTCTTCAACTGATTGAAGAAGTTCTCAATCAAATGGCGCTCACAATAAACGTGGTAATCACAGGTCCACTTGTCTTTGGTATTTTCCTTTGGCGGAATGGTATAGACGGCTGCTTTATCTTTAATATACTGGCGAAGTTTCGCGGTGCCATAGGCTTTATCCGCGATAATATTTGATTGAGAAATATCGAAGCCTTCCAGCAACTCACTGGCAACTTGGCTATCATGTACTTGACCACCTGTTAGGCGAAAACCCAAGGGATTCCCTAATCCGTCAACGAGTGCGTGAATCTTGGTCGTTCGGCCACCTCGACTTAGTCCAATAGCTTGATTTTCGACCATACATTCGGCGTTTTTTTTGCCCCAGTGGCCTTTTGATGCGCTCGAACGATCGTTGAATCTAAGCTCAAGTTTTCCATGTCGGGATCGTCAATCAATTTGAGAAAAACCTGTTCGAACAAGTTTGAACTTACCCAGGCTCGGAAGCGACTATACACCGTTTTCCAAGAGCCATAGCGTTCAGGTAGATCACGCCAAGGAGCCCCGCTGCGCATGAGCCAGAGGATAGCGTTGAGGGCGGTACGGTTGTCTAGGCTTGATGGACGGCCAGTCCGGTATGGTGGGAAGTATCCTTTGATTCGGTCCCACTGAGCATCTTCCAGTTCGTATCGTTTAGGTGTTGTCATCGGAATGCCTCGATTCGTTTTTCCTCAGATTATACCTGAATTTTTAGTTTTCAGACAGTCCCTAATGAAGAAGAAATCAAGAAGTCAGCACGCTTGCGTAAGATTATGCAAGTGATGCGAAAATATCATTTTGTTAGTAATTTTTACCATCAAACTAACCCACAAGCTATTTGTCAGGCCCTGCAAGAACTGGGACCTACCTTTATTAAACTAGGCCAAATATTATCAACCCGTCCAGACCTTGTTTCACCAGCGTATATTAAAGAACTTCGCCACTTGCAAGATCAAGTTAAAGCTGATAGTTTTGCGACTGTAGAGCAAACTTTTGAAGAAGAAACCGGAAAGAAAATTAATGACGAATTTGCTAGCTTTGCAGAAAAGCCATTTGCTTCTGCGTCGATTGGGCAAGTTCACCATGCAACGCTTAAGGATGGGACACCGGTTGTTGTCAAAGTTCAACATCCAGAAGTCGGTAAACTTGTTAATACTGACTTAGCCTTGTTAAGAAAAGCGGTGGTCTTATTTAAGTATGTTCCCCAAGACATTGCAGTAGTTGATTTGGATAAAGTAATTGATGAACTCAGTGCTTCATTATTAGGTGAGGTCAATACTCTTGAAGAAGCAAAAAATGGGGAAGAATTTTATACACGTCGTTTGTAAAATTAAGTTAGAAAAAATAAAAAGCCATTTGTGATAGACTTTTGAATATCCCTAATCAAAAGAAAGGCAATCACAAATGACCTCTAAACATCTTACCACACGTGAATTAACTCTCATAGCTGATTTTTGGTATCAAGGTACTAAAGCTTATCGGGCTGCTAAATTACTTCAGCGTAGTCAAGAAACCATCTATCGTGTTTATCGTTTCCTCAATGACGGTAAAACCATCGGCCAATATCTTCAGACTTATCAGCGTCATAAGCGTCGTTGTGGTCGGAAGCAGACCCAACTGCCAACTATCGAAGTTAACTATATCCATGCGCAAATCAAGGCGGGTTGGACTCCTGATACTATTATTGGTCGTCATGAACACCCAACTAGCTGCAGTATGCGCACCCTTTATCGCATGTTTGCCCGCAATCAGTATGGCTTTTCCGTTAAACAGCTACCGATGAAAGGAAAACGCCATCCCAATGGCTATGTGGAACGTCGTGGTAAAGCTGGCCAATTAGGACGCAGTATCTATCAACGATATCGTGATTTTCCGCATTACCAACATGAATTTGGGCACTTTGAAGCTGATACAGTTCAAGGTAAAGCTCACCGCGGAGCGGTAATGACGCTAGTAGAGCGACAATCCAAAGTAATGATTGTCCTTAATATTCATCATAAAACAGACGAAGCAGTGAATTGCCAGCTTGATCAATGGCTCGCTAAATTGCCACGTCACTTTGTTAAATCAATTACTTTTGATAACGGGAAAGAATTT
This region includes:
- a CDS encoding GNAT family N-acetyltransferase encodes the protein MQIKQAKMDDLNQIMEILRDGRNQLAEQGIDQWQGDYPNEEHIKEDIEKGFAYLVQSQDDETVGALSIVEAPDHSYDELDGDWLIDTDHYVVIHRVAIHSNHAGKGYASALFTSVIDYIKKNRKDIKTIRIDTHEDNKIMQHLIDKNGFTKVGELHGIYRPEENSYVYALLTGN
- a CDS encoding PFL family protein — translated: MNSQQIYETSHMISNENLDVRTITMGISLLDCIDSDSTVACQKIYDKITTKAKNLVKVGQQIEAEYGIPIANKRVTVTPISLIAAASQDHDYVKYAKTLDRAAKTLGIDFIGGYSALVQKGYQTGDRTLIASLPEALAETDFVCASVNVGSTRSGINMDAVAQMGKVVVAGSKLDMMTNAKLVIFCNAVEDNPFMAGGFHGVGEPDVVINVGVSGPGVIKTALEKVKGESMDVVAETIKKTAFKVTRMGQLVGTVAAERLGVQFGIVDLSLAPTAAAGGSVAEVLEEIGVAQVGTHGTTAALAMLNDAVKKGGIMACSHVGGLSGAFIPVSEDAGMIKAVNAGTLNISKLEAMTAVCSVGLDMIAIPGDTPKETISAMIADEAAIGMINNKTTAVRVIPASGKKVGDTVEFGGLLGYAPVMAVNKAASTAMINRGGLIPAPIHSFKN
- a CDS encoding ACT domain-containing protein — protein: MKAVVSVLGEDQVGIIAKVSTLLAQKQINILDVSQTIMDGNFVMMMSVMIPENLDSYQLTNEFTELGKEIGVEINLRNAKIYDAMHNL
- a CDS encoding aldo/keto reductase, yielding MNQNLQPKIKLNNGHLIPQLGLGVWKASLAETQQMVKEAIINDYVLIDTAKQYGNEAVVGQGIQDGLKATGRERDSIFLTTKIFNGDQGDYDKIRQAVNEQLKKLQTNYVDLLLLHWPVNDKYNESWRALEDIYKDGQAKSIGVCNFNVERMTDLLDHAKIKPVINQIEFNPLIHQPKIVKFCRENDIQLEAWSPLGNGRLLSNDVIKQIADEHQKSPAQVILRWEIQQGFIVLTKTTHPQRMQENAEIFDFTLSPDEMKQIDKLDQEKHSIWYDKFKWSGNPDGVDDYIGKPGTF
- a CDS encoding cupin domain-containing protein → MAKNEHEVKNDLFGFGDKNVTFAKYFIGTSYLNGLVSPDDNIDVNVSNVNFEPGCRNNWHIHHDGFQILLVTAGEGWYQEEGKPAQLLKPGDVVAIHEGVKHWHGATKDSWFSHVAITKGTSEWCKEVDDATYNRLSD
- a CDS encoding DUF441 domain-containing protein, which codes for MESWLFLALVLLIAIFGHNSSLIIATVVVMILKLIPYTAKWLPLIQHKGINWGVTVISVAILIPIATGQIGFNDLWAAFKTPAGWIAVGMGIAVAILSKYGVNQLAAVPQVTVALVLGTIIGVVAFKGIAAGPVIASGMTYCIVTLLNLHF
- a CDS encoding CopY/TcrY family copper transport repressor, whose protein sequence is MNINLEITPAEWQIMRVVWSLRQTTSSQIIEILQKKVDWKPATIKTLLRRLVDKKALSATRQGRGFIYEPLVPEQQTMDQAADNLFNNICERHVGSTLEHVINNVTLSKDDIAKLQELLASKATDSPDHVKCNCIPDMQMNC
- a CDS encoding hemolysin family protein → MNGLWDSYWFKLIIIILILLLAALFTLLEYSVVKVRPSELKELRQTRKVKRAEHMVANLNEYLSTAQVGVTMTSLVLGWLGDEFITDLLLKINIIPHDVLQAIAPVIGVLIFTFFHAVFTDLVPKNMAIDRPVPILLSIVHPVQFFHTVFYPFVWLFAVVAAAITKMLGYNVQPEEDTYSQNEIMTLSQQSEKAGEMDKEDVIFMQRAFEMNDKVAEDIMIDRTQLAVIDITASIEDAAKLYFEKKFTRFPVVANNDKDHILGYIFAYDIMRQNQINPQQSVRTIMRRIPIVYENEQLTNVLAEMMKKQVPIVVVQDEYGGTSGIITDKDIYEELFGTVGEEIDHATSDMIEKKDPDSKGNPTFEVSGKMPLDDFERYFDTNIEQFDNSEVTTLTGFFLERQYDLKVGQPIRVDNFSFTPLDLKNAYVNKFKVVYIKPKKKKPSADEDQNKEK
- a CDS encoding IS5-like element ISLpl3 family transposase (programmed frameshift), whose amino-acid sequence is MTTPKRYELEDAQWDRIKGYFPPYRTGRPSSLDNRTALNAILWLMRSGAPWRDLPERYGSWKTVYSRFRAWVSSNLFEQVFLKLIDDPDMENLSLDSTIVRAHQKATGGKKNAECMVENQAIGLSRGGRTTKIHALVDGLGNPLGFRLTGGQVHDSQVASELLEGFDISQSNIIADKAYGTAKLRQYIKDKAAVYTIPPKENTKDKWTCDYHVYCERHLIENFFNQLKNFRRIATRYDKLAHVYLATVYIASICILLK